DNA sequence from the Paenibacillus azoreducens genome:
AACGCCGGATATTCGAGACCAGCTGTTTCGGGGAGAGTCGCTTGTTTATTTATACCTTTACCTTGCGTTTGCGACAGCGGCTCTGGCCTTTTCAGCAGGATTCAGCCAACGTTTGCAGCGTCAGGTGAAGGCGAAACAGCAAGAGACGCTGGAGGCCAAACTTACCGTGGACGGCTTGCTGGATCAGTTGAAAGTTTCGGTCCTGGTACTCAATGAATTCAGTGCCAATCAACAGGAAGGGGTCCGGACGACCGGGGATATCTCCAAAGAGGTGACGCACACCTTCTCCGAAATGTCGTCATCCATCGAGAAGCAAACGGACAATATTATGAATATTAACGATACGACCCAACTGATGAATGAGGGTGTCGGACAGCTGCTTGAAGGAACGGGCCGGCTGCAGAACTATGCGTCGGACAACGCCGAGCTGACAGAGCGGAGCAGCAGGCAGATCGGAGTTCTGTCCGGCGAAGTGGAAAGCGTGCATCAGATGATTGATCAGACGGTTGAAAAAATGCAGCTGCTGAGTCAAGAAAATGAACGCGTCGGCTCGATCGTTTCGGTCATCCGTGAGATTGCCGAGCAGACGAATCTGCTTGCGCTGAATGCCGCGATAGAAGCGGCCCGTGCCGGAGAGCATGGTCAGGGGTTCGCGGTCGTGTCCGGGGAAGTCCGGAAGCTCGCGGATAATTCGGCCAAAGCTGCGGCTGAGATCGGGGAGATTCTCTCCGGAATCCGTGATCAGATCCATGTGGTGCATGAGCAGGTTCTCCAAGGCCAAGCTGCCGTCACCACCAGCAGCAAGGTTTCGCAGGAAGTGAAGCAATTGATCGGAAGCATCCATGAAAATATGGAAATGGTAAAGGAACATGCTTACACCGTGGGCGGTTCTGCAGATCATCTTCATAAGCGGCAAATGGATATCGCCGACAACATGGCCCAAATTGCGGCCGCAACGCAGCAAAATATGGCTTCGGTTGAAGAGATGCATGGAAGCATGCGCAGCCAGGATGCGAAGATCGGCGAGATGGTCAAAGATTTTGCCCGATTGGATCAGTTGATCTCCGATATGAAGCTGTTGGTGTCCAAGCATTAAATTCGAATTTTTATAACCATTTCATTGGCGGATCATATTCCTCTATTCTTATCATACGCGGACTTTTCGGTTCAGCGGGAACCACACTCCAATCCTTGCTGAATCCGGGAGGTCCCGTTATTTTGACACCCCACAATCCTCCTATTTCTCTCAAATAATCTCCACACGATACTCGTTCGTTACCACACTATTTCTGCACATACATATTCTTCATGGATTTCTTTGTTACAGCTTTCTTCATATTCTGATCTACCGTGACTCGCTTCTATCTTAACGTAATTAGCCAGAAGTCTTCGACGCTTGGGTAAGTAGGGACAATGGCGCCGCTTTGGAATAAGGTTCCCTTGGGCAGTTCGAAGTCCGTCATTCTACGGGGAACATTTTTTAACTTTATGGGAATATATGTTCCCGTTTTTCTTAATTATGTGCTATTATAAAAATAAAGTACATGCCTATGAAGTTAGACCGTATCAAAAATTGAAGAAGTTTGTCGAGTTTTTGTCTATTTCCTTATGATAAATTGTAAAGATTGTAATGAAAGCATCACCAGCAAGGCTGGGTCAGCTCAAACCCCATATCAGGATGGCGCGATTCCCCCTATACATGCCGTCCCGGATGGATGGTTGAACTAAGCATGTATCTTAGGTTTAGAAGGATGTGTTGCTTCGATGGCAAGAGTTATCAGTATTACTTCAGGCAAAGGCGGGGTGGGCAAAACGACGATTACGGCTAACTTGGGTACATCCCTTGCTTGCCTGGAACAAAAAGTTTGTTTGATCGATGCCGATTTCGGCCTGCGAAATTTGGACATTCCTCTTGGTCTGAGCAGCAGGCTAAATTATGATATTTCGGATTTTATATCGGGCAGCTGCGATTTGCAGCAAGTGACCGTCAAAGACAAACGCCTTCCCAATCTCTCTTTGATCTCTTGCAGTATGGATGCGGATCATCACTATGATCCGGAGCTTTTTCGCGATGTAATCCAATACATCGGCCAGGACTATGATTACGTGCTGATCGATTCTCCCGCCGGGATCGAGAACGGATTCCGCAATGCCGCCCACGCTGCCGACGAGGCCATTATCGTTACGACTCCGAACCGAACGGCGTTACAGGATGCGGATCGCGTGATCGGTTTGCTGGGAGATCTCATTCCGACATCCCCGCAGCTTATTGTTAACATGGCGGACGATC
Encoded proteins:
- the minD gene encoding septum site-determining protein MinD — encoded protein: MARVISITSGKGGVGKTTITANLGTSLACLEQKVCLIDADFGLRNLDIPLGLSSRLNYDISDFISGSCDLQQVTVKDKRLPNLSLISCSMDADHHYDPELFRDVIQYIGQDYDYVLIDSPAGIENGFRNAAHAADEAIIVTTPNRTALQDADRVIGLLGDLIPTSPQLIVNMADDPSDPSLSIEQIINVLNIGLIGLVQLDLEIMRSVAKGTPIALDPELESGQRFRHIARNIVNNLQESYPPEKTKKKHKSIFSFSKGIRWRQSNSM
- a CDS encoding methyl-accepting chemotaxis protein, producing MKNGVLTELDKRNRLFVKILWVMLALGVVTDLAIGLGMNMIMLLAGVGIVTCGAATFMTYRRLLVSYIKYFVSCIFTLIILLLIVSDPHPIISTYFLVYVSLAVMTLYADYKPIIFTGILGAAVTTYLYVTPDIRDQLFRGESLVYLYLYLAFATAALAFSAGFSQRLQRQVKAKQQETLEAKLTVDGLLDQLKVSVLVLNEFSANQQEGVRTTGDISKEVTHTFSEMSSSIEKQTDNIMNINDTTQLMNEGVGQLLEGTGRLQNYASDNAELTERSSRQIGVLSGEVESVHQMIDQTVEKMQLLSQENERVGSIVSVIREIAEQTNLLALNAAIEAARAGEHGQGFAVVSGEVRKLADNSAKAAAEIGEILSGIRDQIHVVHEQVLQGQAAVTTSSKVSQEVKQLIGSIHENMEMVKEHAYTVGGSADHLHKRQMDIADNMAQIAAATQQNMASVEEMHGSMRSQDAKIGEMVKDFARLDQLISDMKLLVSKH